Below is a window of Quercus robur chromosome 6, dhQueRobu3.1, whole genome shotgun sequence DNA.
CTAAAAACCATCCTGTCCATCTCATTCATCATAAACCAGAGGGGTCATATTGCTAGACTAATGATTATCACACCGTTCATGTACACAGATCGAAAATACGATTTTACAATTTCACAGTTATTATAACTGAAATCAGATTTTCTTAGAATATGTGCAACAATAATTAACCAAATTGCTACTTGTGAGATagaatttattacaaattaaaaaaataactggTATGTAAGtttcagttaattttttttttttttttgaaaaacaagttcaaTTAATTTAATCGATAAAGTCTttaataattctaaaaaatgtcattagATTTCAGGGACATTAGTCTATTCAATACATAACGAGGAAAAGACCATATATGGTCCCATCTGATAACATCTTTTCTCTACACCTTCTTTTCGTGTTCTGAGTCGATTGGGTCATATTAAAACCGTTTGGACCACCAGCAAATTGACCTGCCTTTTGGCACTTTGCTTTAGAAAGCGTAAAAGCAGAAGTTAAAAGTTAGATCTATTGGATTCGGATTACACCCCCTAATAAATATTTGttagattaaaattttgaacatttttttttaaatattttatctttattcttatatcaaattttgtcacaataaatgttatttaccatttgatttaaaaattttattttacatagtatttttttttttttttgaaactcaatagtgtttttttaaaacaataaaatttaaacatttaatagATGACAatgtaattaatatataattattatcttaaaattttgtaaaaatctaatgattagattttcaaatattaaaaatgcttaataaaaaagttatgtaattcaatgaaaatatgtaataaaaagTTATAGATTGATGTAACATTGAAAGAGTTACACTATGTATAACTTGACGGTCCATTTAAAAAAGACATCTACTATATTTGAGACAAATGGAATTGAAATCAGACTCCTACTAcagaaaaatcccaaaaaaaaaaaaaaaaaaagtaaaaataatagaGAGGAGAAGATAAGCAGAACACGACGATAAGGATGAGCAGGAAGAGGAAGCATGACATGTACAGTGGTATAGTTCAATGGAAGTAAGACATGGATGCCCCATTTGCCATTTGTACAAGATACAACATACCAGACGAAGAAAATCACTCTAAACTAAAGTGATCACTTGAAGCACTACCAAGCCAATGCCAGTAAAATATCAGATTAGACCTTAAGAGGGTTTTGGCCAATTCTTTTGAATTTCGAAGTAGTAACACACGTCCAAATAGCATTTTCCATCGTCATCAACAAACTGAGACAAAATCAACAGAGCTAAATTAATGcagagtattttttttatttgttcttaatttttaattctgAAATTAGTTTGTTTACTTTGATTACCTTGGTTCTTGCAGAATAAGTGCCTCTTGCAAAAATGCCAGAAGGGGTGGTTTCTTCTTCCATTTCACACGTATAAGGCTCCTGCTGAGGACTAAAAGTTCCCAACATTCTCTTTGAATTGTCCactgtaaatgaatttcatgacTAACATATGTAAGAGAATGGATGCAAAAGTTTTAGAGTGTCAAATGATGTGAATGGTAATTAATGAAAAACTTTGCTTGTATACCTTTCATACCGGTCTTCCACACAACGTTAGTGTATTTGAGGCCCAAGACAATATTGTTGGAGACGGTGAAGCTAAATTTGAGGCGGTACTGACTTCCTTCCTTGAGGGTGAAGAGAACCCTTTTAGAATTGTTACCAAATGGAATTGGCAAAATGAGATCTGGTCGCCCCGGGCATAGTATTGTGAGGCTTTGCATCTTCACTTCTGGTTCTTTACTCTCTGATTCAATAATAGAAAGCAGATATCTTAGTTTCAAAACATTTGAGAGCTGAAATGAGTATGCAGAATGGCTAACAATTTAAGCTGCTTAGTAAAACGTTTGGAAGAAAGAAATATGGCAGTTAACATGAGTAGCTTAGCCTGAACTTACTCTAAAATTTACCCAAAAGGCTAAAAGGAAAGCTGGTTTGAAATAATAAGAGtcttaattaatttatgttAACCCAAGACAGAGATATACCTCCGACAGCAGAGAGATCAACACTTCCAAGAAGTTTTTCCTTCCATTTCCTCAAACTTTCGTCATCCTtcagaagacaaaaaaataagagcAATTAAACAACACacgcataaaaaaaaaaaagacaaaaaccaaacttaaaaaagaaaaaaggaaaatcataTATACTTTATCTTTTTCTAGCTGCTCCTTGAGAGAAAATTGAGGACCAAGGTCCAATTCCTTGTTAGATTTCAACTTTgcatcttcctcttcctctgGCTCATCATCATCTTCGTGATCATTTCCATGGCCATCATCACTATGTGGGAGCCGGCTTGGTTCACCACCAACCTTGTTGTTCTTGTTATTCCTGAgctcttcttcttccatttgAGGATTGAAGGTAACGTCCTTGGTTGCAGAAATAGCAGCTCCCACAGCAGCCGacatatttttttcctcaaataaaCTTTCCCCAAAAGACAAAATGGGTAAGAGttcgtggtgaagaagaagaagaacggagCTTTTGTTGAAAGTTGTTTTGTAGCACTTCCAACTTTGTGCCAAATTTAGAGGACCAAATAATACTAAAATTGGGTGCTTTTTTCTATATCCTTGGGAAGAGCTGGAGGTTGACAGGAATTATGGTTGACGttggatttgagagagagagaaccttaaagtaaagaaaattaaaagcagTTGGAATACATGGGGTTGATATTATAAAGTAGGAGAAAAGAAACCGCTAAAGTTGGAGCAGGTGCAGGTGAGTGATCTGTCAGGTTTTTCAATTTCGCGGTTCATCCAGCTTTTTCTTTGCCAATTCTTCCATGAGACATATAACTTGTACATTTATGAATTACATCACTTATTATACTACATGAGAACACAAGTAGTATTCGGTGAAAAGTAATTCAATTCCCACCAGATACGTGCTTTAGCTGTGGGCCTCTTGTGATTCCCTGTCTAATGACTTGCATGTGCATgtagacttttttttattttttttacctcttgGTAAGTAATGTTTTTGACAAAGGTTGTGCAAAAGATCCTCTTCTTCCTCGTAaagtatcaaaataaaatttagctaTCACATTGTGATGCGATTGGAACGTCACATTTATACATCATATTCAGGTTATAAAAGTTCATAAATAGACTGTAAATAAAGGATAAACGGTAGAAGTGGATTTTAGTTATCTCAAATTCTCAATTGGTTAAATTCCTTATCATCAAATAAGTGGCTTAGATTTAAATCTTGTCTATATCAAAatctaattggtgtcttggtttgatgaaaAAGAGCATCTATCATAAAGCAAATGTCATATTTTCAAATCTATTGTGTGTTAAGTATGTTAGAATTGTTACAAAGTAACGCTGGgcacaaaataattttcacattttttacaATTGCTGACATAACATGTTGTGCTTGGAGTAACATCATTTTCACATGATTCTACTATttacatcacttttattatgtACCAATTATAACAAGCCACGTCAACaatatattatgaaaaaaaaaatttgaaaaatatcttGTGCCTATATTTATTGCATCCCATAAAAACAATTATACGTCTAGATCgatacacaaaaaatttcttaagtGGTGGGTTATGATTTGTGTATAACAAAAGTAACGTCGGTAGCGACCTCCTGTGAAAGTGATATTGCaattaaggctgtgtttggcaacatgtaaaataatttccgattgtagaaaatattttacgaaaaggaaaatattttcatttgtttggttgtgttctaGGAAATATGCCGGAAAAgtatttttggtgtttggttctccaatgt
It encodes the following:
- the LOC126733379 gene encoding rho GDP-dissociation inhibitor 1-like isoform X1, whose product is MSAAVGAAISATKDVTFNPQMEEEELRNNKNNKVGGEPSRLPHSDDGHGNDHEDDDEPEEEEDAKLKSNKELDLGPQFSLKEQLEKDKDDESLRKWKEKLLGSVDLSAVGESKEPEVKMQSLTILCPGRPDLILPIPFGNNSKRVLFTLKEGSQYRLKFSFTVSNNIVLGLKYTNVVWKTGMKVDNSKRMLGTFSPQQEPYTCEMEEETTPSGIFARGTYSARTKFVDDDGKCYLDVCYYFEIQKNWPKPS
- the LOC126733379 gene encoding rho GDP-dissociation inhibitor 1-like isoform X2, whose translation is MSAAVGAAISATKDVTFNPQMEEEELRNNKNNKVGGEPSRLPHSDDGHGNDHEDDDEPEEEEDAKLKSNKELDLGPQFSLKEQLEKDKDDESLRKWKEKLLGSVDLSAVGESKEPEVKMQSLTILCPGRPDLILPIPFGNNSKRVLFTLKEGSQYRLKFSFTVSNNIVLGLKYTNVVWKTGMKVDNSKRMLGTFSPQQEPYTCEMEEETTPSGIFARGTYSARTKLC